The Pirellulales bacterium genome segment CGACACAGTATGCTGTCGAGTCGGTAATGTTGCGGGCGCCCTTGGCATGGCGGCGGCGTACCGAGCACGCGCGTGGCTGAGGGCGCGTTCGCGTTGGTTCATGTCGCAGTTGCGTTCTGATTTGCGGGGCAAAAAAAACGTCGGAGGTCCATTGCCGTGAAGTGGTTTCAGCGCACGATACGACTGGCCCCGCTGTCGCGCGGTTTTCACCTGGTCACACGGCAGGTTGTGACCGCGCTACCGGAAATCGCGCAGCTGCAAATCGGCTTGCTGCACGTCTTCATCCAGCACACTTCGGCATCGCTATCGATCAATGAGAATGCCGACCCGGACGTGCCGCGCGATTTGGAGCGCGTCTTCGATACGCTCGCGCCGGAGGATTTTCCCTACGACCATACCGCCGAAGGGCCCGACGACATGCCGGCGCACGTCAAAGCGGCACTGCTGGGTAGCTCGGTCAGTGTGCCCGTGAACAGTGGCAGATTGTGTTTGGGGACCTGGCAGGGAATCTACCTGTGCGAGCATCGCGATCAGGCCATGGCGCGGAACCTGGTGCTGACGTTGTACGGCACCAGCGAGATGGAATGAAAACCGTCGCCCGCTCAGCCCCGGGTTGCCGGCGCGGCATGCAGCAGCTGGGCCACATCGTCCAACCAGCATTCCAACAAGGCCGATTGGTTGGCATTGCGATCGATATGCGTGAGAGCCTCCAGGCAACGATCGACGAGTGCCGCGACGTCCACCTGCTCAAATCGCCCGCTCGAGGTGGCGCGTGATAACGCGTCGGCAAGTTGCCGATCGACAGGTTCGGCGCCGGCCTGAACGCGCAGCAGGTCGCGATACGTTTCCAGGGCGAACCCGATCACCAACCGCATCCGCGCGCGGCGTGCCGAGGCTTCCTTGCCGGCCTCGTCGATGAATGCCGATAGCGTTTTGGCGAAGCTGACGTTATCGAAGTTGGTATCCAGCAGGTGAACTAGCAGCGTGTCGCGAAACTTCCACAGCGCGGGATCGGCCAGCGACTGCGCTTGCTCGAGGCTGCCGCCGCTACGCATGCCCAGGTCTTCTGCCTGCGCTCGATCGGTGACGATTCCCCGCGCCAGCAACAGATCAGCCACTACGGCAGCCGATAGCGGCCGGAACCGCAGCAGTTGCGCACGCGACCGGATCGTGGGCAACTGACGATCGGCGCTCGTGCCGATCAGGATCAAAACTGATTGCGGAGGTGGCTCTTCCAGCGTCTTCAACAGACTGTTGGCCCCCTCCTCGTTGAGATGATCGGCGTCGTCGA includes the following:
- a CDS encoding DNA polymerase III subunit delta'; amino-acid sequence: MAWQGIEGHDEVVEKFRAMLAQGRLASTFLFVGPAGIGKRSFAIRLAQAFLCQTHPAAALDPCGTCAGCQQVLAGTHPDLLRVSRPADKSFIPVEAFIGSKEKRMQEGLCHDISLKPFMGGRRVAIIDDADHLNEEGANSLLKTLEEPPPQSVLILIGTSADRQLPTIRSRAQLLRFRPLSAAVVADLLLARGIVTDRAQAEDLGMRSGGSLEQAQSLADPALWKFRDTLLVHLLDTNFDNVSFAKTLSAFIDEAGKEASARRARMRLVIGFALETYRDLLRVQAGAEPVDRQLADALSRATSSGRFEQVDVAALVDRCLEALTHIDRNANQSALLECWLDDVAQLLHAAPATRG
- a CDS encoding secondary thiamine-phosphate synthase enzyme YjbQ is translated as MKWFQRTIRLAPLSRGFHLVTRQVVTALPEIAQLQIGLLHVFIQHTSASLSINENADPDVPRDLERVFDTLAPEDFPYDHTAEGPDDMPAHVKAALLGSSVSVPVNSGRLCLGTWQGIYLCEHRDQAMARNLVLTLYGTSEME